A region from the Mercenaria mercenaria strain notata chromosome 7, MADL_Memer_1, whole genome shotgun sequence genome encodes:
- the LOC123554500 gene encoding zinc finger protein 658B-like, with translation MNAMLTINRVSPIVGPSLLKTHTEIYTGEKHLKCECCDYTCITSSQLKRHMRTHAGKKPYIKCNVCDYACKRSSQLKLHMGNHTGEKSFKCTVCGYECNRSGNLKAHMKIHTGEKPFKCEVCGYEFNKNSNLKAHMRKHTGEKPYKCNVCDCACNSSSQLKLHMGKHTGEKPFKCAVCGYECNHSGHLKAHMRIHTGEKPYKCNVCDYACNSSSQLKLHMGKHTGEKSFKCAVCCYECNQSGHLKAHMRIHTGEKPYKCNVCDYACNSSSQLKLHMGKHTGEKSFKCAVCCYECNQSGHLKAHMRIHTGEKPYKCNVCDYACKSSSQLKLHMRIHTREKPFKCAVCCYECNQSGHLKAHMRRIHTREKPFKCAVCGYECNQSSILKKHLKIHSGEKHLECM, from the coding sequence ATGAATGCCATGCTGACGATTAACCGggtgtcgccgattgtcggcccatcactactgAAGACACATACGGAGATATATACAGGAGAGAAACACTTAAAATGTGAATGTtgtgattatacatgtattacaagcAGTCAACTGAAAAGGCATATGAGAACTCATGCAGGAAAGAAACCTTAtattaaatgtaatgtttgtgattatgcatgtaaaagAAGTAGTCAGCTTAAATTACATATGGGAAATCATACAGGAGAGAAATCTTTCAAATGTACAGTTTGTGGTTATGAATGTAATCGAAGTGGTAATCTGAAGGCACATATGAAGattcatacaggagagaaaccttTCAAATGTGAAGTTTGTGGTtatgaatttaataaaaacagTAATTTGAAGGCACATATGAGgaaacatacaggagagaaaccttataaatgtaatgtttgtgattGTGCATGTAATAGTAGTAGTCAGCTTAAATTACATATGGGaaaacatacaggagagaaaccttTCAAATGTGCAGTTTGTGGTTATGAATGTAATCACAGTGGTCATCTGAAGGCACATATGAggatacatacaggagagaaaccttataaatgtaatgtttgtgattatgcatgtaatagTAGTAGTCAGCTTAAATTACATATGGGaaaacatacaggagagaaatcTTTCAAATGTGCAGTTTGTTGTTATGAATGTAATCAAAGTGGTCATCTGAAGGCACATATGAggatacatacaggagagaaaccttataaatgtaatgtttgtgattatgcatgtaatagTAGTAGTCAGCTTAAATTACATATGGGaaaacatacaggagagaaatcTTTCAAATGTGCAGTTTGTTGTTATGAATGTAATCAAAGTGGTCATCTGAAGGCACATATGAggatacatacaggagagaaaccttataaatgtaatgtttgtgattatgcatgtaaaagTAGTAGTCAGCTTAAATTACATATGAGGATACATACAAGAGAGAAACCTTTCAAATGTGCAGTTTGTTGTTATGAATGTAATCAAAGTGGTCATCTGAAGGCACATATGAGGAGGATACATACAAGAGAGAAACCTTTCAAATGTGCAGTTTGTGGTTATGAATGTAATCAAAGTAGTATTTTGAAGAAACATTTGAAGATACATTCAGGAGAGAAACACCTCGAATGTATGTGA